The Elgaria multicarinata webbii isolate HBS135686 ecotype San Diego chromosome 7, rElgMul1.1.pri, whole genome shotgun sequence nucleotide sequence tcctccactccaatcgggttctttaaggtggcgggggaataacttactttctgcaggactcagaaagctgcttccccacacacacactaggtgtcctcttttttggtttcccaaatatggtcaccctaccccagggggtccacgtaactCACCCAGGGGGGTCCGTGGCactattcacatattcaccattcatttctggagtccactgatgacgaattcctaccagaagtaaaatctaacatcactgagcacctgcatgatttagcgactcgcttcagagattccttccctgcacctaatcctgaaaactcacggggaaggaatccttttgaatgcgGTGATGTAcaaactaacaactctctctgtggaagagcaagatgcacttgttgacgtgacttgtgatggttcattgaaatcatttttcaaagaatatagactggaccaattctgggtgacaggttttcctgattataagaagtttaGGTGAAAAGGCTGTGAAACATCTCGTTCCCTTTCCTTCCACATATCtctgtgaacaaacatttttgacattttgttatatgaagaacaagcatagaaatcggctcgatgttgatccagatttgagattaaaagtaggaaatattgaaccggatgtggaagggattgttcgggacaaaaagaggcaggatttctcccatcacatttaggtttagtagctgctagaaaagtaataatttgttcaattgtaaagtagacattagtaaaattaaattcgtctttatattcctaactaaatcattatcagttttgcatggtaatatcacaaatatcacaaattttatggtctgctttttagtatacctaaaatcctttgcttattaggggctaccccttttctccaaaaaaattgcttcgcacaggtaactaccatagagataaatTTTTCagaagtagggggtccatggcttggcatttgaaaaacaaggggtccacagtacttagctaattgggaaacCACTGATTTAGGCTGTCagtctgtgcacacttacctgagagtaagccttattgaacacagtgggagttTTCTTTAAgtaggcatacataggattgtgctggaagGCTCCGATCCTGTACATACTCACCTGGGAAAAAGCAACACTTAATCCAGGGAGTCAACAAATGTTCAACAAATCCTTGTAGCCTGTTGGAGCGTTCAGAATAGACGGGCAGTCCTTGGGAACGTAGGAAGTTGGCTTACAACAAGTCAAgcacttggtccatctagcccaatattgtcaacacagactggcagcaactctccagtgtttcaggcaggaatagTTCCAACCCTGGCTAGAGAGGTTGGGGACTGAAGCTGCcactttctgcatgccaagtaTGTGCTCTGCCATCGCACTGTCCGTCCGTCTCCCCATGCCACTGAGTGATGGACCCGCTGATTTACTTCTGAATGGACATGTATAGGGCTGTACtgttcaactttttttttaattgatggccATGCAGAAATGGAAGCTGAACGTTAGTTTCTTACTTTATTTCAATGGATGAAAGAGGTGACCCAAGGCTATTCAAAAAGTTCAATACATttgaaagttttatttttatttattacatatgtgCTTTGCCTTTTGGCCGTGAATGAAAGGTCTCCTGACTGTTATTCcttctactagtcctgatggctatgtgctacctccagtttcagaggcagtaagcctgcgtgcaccacttgctggggaacatgggtgagagggtgctgttgcattgtgtcctgcttgtgggtccctggtcaacagtcgattggccactgtgtgaacagagtgctggactagatggacccttggtctgatccagcagggctcttcttaagttcttagttGCCTGAGTCACTTGTTTGCTGACATTTTGTCACTGGGGCTGAGGTGCTTCGTCACTGGGGCACCTTGTGCTCAGAGAGCTGTCTTTTTCtatgcctgtgtgtgtgcatgcacacatgttgAGTTCATCGTTatgggcagaggaggggggttattatattagggtgaccatattttggcaaccaaaaaggaggacaacatggtcggcctccaagggggcatgtccagcaccaagggggcgtgtccagcaccaagggggcgtgcccacccgaacatagccttggtcacatgtctgattttacagcacacatttaagacaaatctgttctacatagcatcttaatgttaaaatcactgaaataaagaacgagtgagagattcaatgtatctgaatttaacttcactcactcctacttttgtaggttttgctgtgctttgaagcttttgctctactctgtgtgttacattctccccttccctcaaatatcttttctgactgtttcTTCACTcaatgcaagctgctgttgttgttaacaaggtCTTGCTACTgtccggccggatggctggctttttttaatttcaattttttaaaaaagcttgtgtctaattgtcacaagtttctctactctaacattagggtgggtgttgtggcagtgaacactactttgcccatccacccttctcacttatatacattagcttctcaaggcttgtgtgttggaaccacttggcacatccagactttgaactcctgtctccttcctgcacaaacatgcgactctgagaccctcttcctaatgccctgtgtttcatgccagcaccatggggctaagttacaatagatgtctctggatTGTCTGTGcaacctctgttgtctctcactctaagtcattgcagacaaaccaaagcctccagcctcaaacaatctctctctctttctctcccccaaagtctcccaatggtccagctaggctgcacacttgtggcttgggatattgcttattgcaggttattgcttggtcatgtttGGTGACTCTTACATAATTTATATACTACTAGCCCCAGGGCCCATCACAGCCTTGATGCAGCACTGGAGCCCTTCCACTGGAGTGACTGCAGCTATGGCTAAACATTTAGTAGAGCATAATTGAATGCCAGGCATAAGGAGACCAACATAAGGAGACCAAAGCAAATAGACTCATGGGCAACTACAAGAGTTTTCAGCCTTTTTATTTGCCCTGATAGCTAAGCTGGGACAGTGAGGGCAGAAGGGCATCCAATAAAAGCAAGGGATCGGAATCCATGCCTCCCATCTGAGACAGGCCAGGGCAGTGAGCAGACGTGCCTGCCAGCCCTCAATGGCCCAGACTTCCTTTATGCCAGAAATTGCACTGGTAGGAGTTAAGCCCaaagagcagggccggtgctaccatagaggccactcaggcggctgcctagagcgccaagctaagaggggcgccgggcacagcgcagcactcatgcgcgttggctgtgagctggcccggcctgaTGATTCAGCTGGAcatgggtgggcgagatggcgccccgcacccgcccagccaaagcaaagccagggacgctggggtgggggtggggcggctccacgttcggacttctggaacgcgcccggaagagagagagagagagagagagataatgtatgggtgaatggggtgcagggggtctttgaatgaatgcatgtgctcatgcgtgtgtttgtttggagtgagtgatgctgagtgtgtgtgtgcgcacgcatgtgtgagttgggggggatgatttggagatgacattcctattaaataatgcattttagacccatagacatcctttccaatttgtttgctataattggcatgacgtatttcttgcactttagaataaatttagcagtttcaagttttgtgcttcttattttttccaggaaacatctgttcttaaaaatcaaagttggcttttttgggggggggggtggtaaaagtagctcaccttgcctagggcacaaaatagtctggcactggccctgccaaAGAGTCCACCATTTTGTCATGTTTAGGGAAATCCACAGAGAGCTTCTGCCCCCAGTGGCTTCTGAGCAGCCTGCATCCTTTGTGACCCTCTGAACATTGCCTCCCTGCTCTGTCTCTTCCAGGCTCTGCCAAGGAAAGGGAAGTATTTGAAAACATCAGAAGCCATGTTTGCCAGACAGCCAGAAGCTGGAAATGCCAACATCTCAGGGGAGTTCAACGTGGAGAGCCCCCCGCAAGTCGGCGAGGATGTCAAATTAATCTTGAGGTTGAGAAACCATACATCTGAAATCAAGAGCTTGACGGCTAATGTGATGGCTTCGACCATCATCTACACTGGGAACCGTGTCCGAAAGGTCTGGAACAGCTCCCTCCCAGTGATTCTTGGCCCTAAAGAAGGTAATCCTTTTGTAGAAGCCCAAATCCCAAGAGTTGGCCACCTCATGGCCAGACAAGAGGCAGATGACAGTTAAGTCATAGAACTTGCATGGGTTGGAAGCGATGTTGGTCACTTGGTGCATCAGCCAGAGAGGAGGGCATTCCTGGAGCTGATCACGCaaggtcctaatctacaccaagcaagatattgcactatgaaagcagtatataagaggcaggagccacactactgctttatagtggtatggaagtgcactcacaactgttggggcccattgacgcatgccatatagcaccatcatagtgctatatcctgcttggtgtgtctcctgccttttatataccgctttcatagtgcaatatcccgtttggtgtagatgaggccaaggtCTGAAACACAGAGgaaagggaggggtgtgtgaatcCTAAATTGCACCCCTGGAAGGTTGATATAATTGCCACAGTATGTGGAGATTGGCATATACTGTGATGTGAAGTGCATGCCAACATTCCAGTTCTACAAGAATAATGAAAAGGTGCATGAATTCTTTGGAGTAAACAACGAGAAGCTGGAAGAAACCATGAAGAACCTAACGTAACCATAGACTGTGGATTCATGAAATGCGGACTGTTAAATTATAGCCTTTTCTACATAACAAATTGATCAAATTAGAATATGTATCCAAATACACTTTGACCTGTCAGACtgtaaatgagagccagtgtggtgtagtggctagagtgtcagactgggagtcgggagagccgggttctagtccccactcggccatggaaacccactgggtgactttgggccagtcacagactctcagcccagcctacctcacagggttgttgttgtgaggataaaatggagaagaggaggaggattattctgtatgctgccttgggttccttgcagaaaaaatggtgggatataaatgcaataataaataaatcaataaatcatggCCTCCAGTACACTTCCCAGACACCTCTGCTTGGCTAGTGAAGCTAGACATGAtaagcccttggtctgctccagcttCAAGGCTCTTATGGTCTCAATTTTTCGAGTGCAGCAAAGGCCCTGCTCATTAGGATTCAGCAGAGATTGAAGCCCCTGAACTCTTCTTTGCATGCTGACTGGAGCGATCCTGTTTAGAGCCCCGCGTGGAGACCACGCATCTTCGTTTGCACCCCGCTTTTGGCAGTGAGGCAAGTGTATGATTTTCCATGCAGAGTACCAAGGGATAACATTCAGATATGTTCTTACAGCTCTTTCACTGGCTCCAGACTTCCAGAGACGCACCCGTATCTTAGCCTTCCTTCATGGAGCTCAGAGTGGAGTATGAGTCTCGTTATGATTCAGAGGGGGGAGAGCTGGTGGGGGAACAAAGAatgtctttcccaaccctacttCCCCGAGCGTCATCCTAGGGAAGTCCCAGCTTGACAAACCCCAAACTAGTGCTTGCTTGCTCCTTCGTTGTTAGGAGGGTTCTTCTGCCAGTTAAACAGTTGATGACCAACAACCAGTTCATGCATTTATCAGCAAAGGTTtctggaaaaggacacacacacacacacacatgcccccgCCTCCAGGGAATAAGTAATAGGAGGGTCAGAAGCTGGGAGCCAAATGTagcagtcagggccggtgccagactattttgcgccctaggcaggtgagctgctttcacccccaccccaccccagcgtacctgggtgcagggtgccatcttgcccacccaggcgaagcaaagccaggacactgggtggggtgggtggtttcggaatggcgcgcccggccggaagccgctctgggagagcgacttccaggcggctgttccaaagccgccacccagccccaccccccacccgcgttatggcttcgcttcagctgcacgcccacccagccgaagcaacgCCAGGACGGCACgcctggccggaagctgctctgggagagcgacttccgggcacgccattccaaagccgcccgcccgccccagccgaagcgaagccaggatgctggagtggggaggggacaggcgTGGCTTCGTTTTGTCTAGgggggcgcccagctgaagcaaagccaggacgctagagcgggcgggcggctttggaatggtgcgcccggaagccgccctctcagaaccgctgtgggagagcggcttctggtgCGGCGTTCGgtgcgcccccttaccttggcgctctaggcggccgcctgagtggcctctatggtagcaccggccctggtagcAGTTACCATTTATCCATTAAAACCCTTCTTTTTCCACTAGATGTTTGACCCAGCCCCCAAATCCTCATGTCCCATTTAAAtgaaccccctccctccaacaTGCGCGTCTGAACTGAAGCTGGCAAAtccttctcctgctgcagccctCTTAGTGCCTCTGATCAGAGACGAGAAATCAGAGACGAGCAGGACTTCCTTCACTAATTTCTAGCACTGGCAAGAATGTCCCAGGCATCCACAAATTAGCATTACCGCTGGGCAGGTCACAACagctccatgagcccctgccctACTACAAGGAAGGAACAACCTGTTCAGAGCCTGGCCAGGCTTGCATGGAGACAATCTGTTCTCTATCGCTTCTCTTTCAGAGAAAGCATTTCCTCTCAAGATCTCTTATGCTGAGTACAGGGACCACCTGACCTCAGACAATATGATTCAAGCGACTGCTTTATGCCAAGTAGAAGATGGGAGCCAAGCTCTGGTGGAAAGAGTCATCGTTCTAGACAACCCTCCTGTGCTCATGAAGGTAAATGTCCCTGCTCAGCTGCTCACTTGCCCAGGCCAGGCCCCTCCTGTCCACCCAAGGTCAGGGAAGCTAAAATGAACTTTGACGTGGCTAATATGAAAAGGCCGTGAGAACCGCTGCTATCCAGAAACCGTAAGTAAAAGCTCTTGAGTGCAGACAGACAGCGGGACCAGCAAGAGCagaaaatcatagaacagtagagttggaaggggcctataaggccatcgagtccaacccactgctcccATGGAGGAGTTACAtgagtggaatcatagaatcatagaatagaagactTGGAaagtgcctacaaggccatcgagtccaacctcctgctcaatgcaggaatccaccctaaagcatccctgacagatggttgtcagggAGGGGTGAGCTGTGTCTGCTTGGCTGTGCCAGGTAGCCCCATGCCTGGAAAGACCCTTGGAGGCTGGTTCCCCTCCTTCCCTGGCCTGCCTCCTGGGCCTCTCCTCCTAACACAGGTCTAGGGCAGCCCAGGAAAATGATTGGAGTTGCTCTGCTCAACCGAAACTTTCCTCTGGGCAGGTGCTGGGCCAAGCGAAAGTGGGTGAGGAAGTGAAAGTGGAAGTGATGTTCACCAACCCCCTGGAGGAGGAGCTGAAGGACTGTGTGCTGCGGGCGGAAGGCAGTGGTTTGATGGTGGACGTATGCAAAATAAAGTAAGTACCAAGTGTCCCTGGGCTGGTGAACAGCATGCCACTAACAGAGAAGGGAAGCGCTATGTGGCTCTTGATATTGGAGTTTGGGTTTTGGATTGCTCAGCCACTATTGCAGATGAAGCAAAGTCTCTCTCCAGTGGGGTGTGGAGAGAGTAGTCTCTCAACAgtagggggtctggaaacatcaTGCATCCGTAACAGAACTCCTTCTCCTGTGAGGTCAGCCCAACGTTCTCTTGTCCAATAGagtgacgtggctgcaaaaaagaaaagaaaagaaagtatagcttaaaaatcacgtgaggtactggttcccctctgttcggccccggttaggcctcatcttgaatattgtgtccagttctgggttccacaatacaagaaggatgcagacaagctggagcgtgttcagaggagggcaaccaggatgatcagaggtctggaaacaaaggcatatgaggagagactaaggccatagctagacctaaggcttatccctggatcgtccaggggtcaaagctgttcatctaggtgacacacagggaatccagtgctcaggcaggggtgaaccctggatgatcccaggataaaccttaggtctagctgtggcctgagagaactgggcatgtttagcctggggaagagaagactgaggggagacatgagaccaTTCTTCaaggacttcatagaatcatagaatagcagagttggaaggggcctacaaggccatcgagtccaaccccctgctcaatgcaggaatccaccctaaagcatccctgacagatggttgtccagctgcctcttgaaggcctctagtgtgggagaggccacaacctccctaggtaactgattccattgtcgtactgctctaacagtcaggaagtttttcctgacgtccagctggaatctggcttcctttaacttgaaagggtgtcacacaaaggagggtcaggatctcttctccatcagccCATAGTGCAAAAtgtggactaatgggctcaagttacaggaagccagattccagctggacatcaggaagaacttcctgactgttagagcagtatgacaatggaacccattacctagggaggtcgtgggctctcccaccctagaggccttcaagaggtagctggatagccatctgtcaagggtgctttaagatggattcctgcattgagcagggggttgaactcagtggccttagaggccccttctaactcaactattctatggttctatgatcctcACAGTGCATGTAGGTTATTTATACTTTGTATTGGTTTATGCCACACTGTGGCATAAATAAATCTTGGAAGCTGTCCAGGATGGCTTCCAAGACATGCAAAGGACCACTCTGTGGCCAGTAGCCTTCACGTAAACATATGCCCAGGCCAGCAATGGCTGATTCAGCTGTTGTGTCTTGTCCATGTCTCACTTGTGAGATGCCCCGAACTAGGGGTGTCCCAAACTAAGGGATCAGGACAACACGGGGCATGTaattta carries:
- the LOC134401189 gene encoding protein-glutamine gamma-glutamyltransferase E-like, with product MFARQPEAGNANISGEFNVESPPQVGEDVKLILRLRNHTSEIKSLTANVMASTIIYTGNRVRKVWNSSLPVILGPKEEKAFPLKISYAEYRDHLTSDNMIQATALCQVEDGSQALVERVIVLDNPPVLMKVLGQAKVGEEVKVEVMFTNPLEEELKDCVLRAEGSGLMVDVCKIKMPSVKAKKSSCVHLPITPSKSGTKHLVVNFSCDKFQHINAFETIIVDE